From Pseudomonas sp. stari2:
AGAACCTAGCACCCTCTATGCCAAGCTGCTTGGTGAAACCGCATCTATTACCTGGAAAGAGCTGGAGCGCTTCTACGCCCAGGGTGCCCTATTGTGGGTCGATGGCGACCTGGATTTGATCGCCGTGGCCGAGGCCGTGGCATCGGATCAGGGCGAGAAAGTCGCTGCCTGGCTGGCCGAAGACAAGGTCGCCAAGCTGTCTGAAACGCGGGCGCTGGATATTTTCGAACGTGATCCAGAGATGTGGGCGGTGGTGGTTCGACCGTGGATCCTGGTCCAGGAAAGGGCGTTGGCCTGAAGGGTTGCACCTTGT
This genomic window contains:
- a CDS encoding DUF2288 domain-containing protein, whose product is MNQEPSTLYAKLLGETASITWKELERFYAQGALLWVDGDLDLIAVAEAVASDQGEKVAAWLAEDKVAKLSETRALDIFERDPEMWAVVVRPWILVQERALA